atatacctccatggtttttcctaaatgttcttggaacattttggtgaccaacctttgataggttgctccagcatttttgagaccaaagggcattactttataacagtaagtccccctgtctgtgatgaaagaagttttttcttcgtcACTGAGGTCCATTTTAATctggttgtaccccgaatatgcatctaaaaaactcaaaagttcatgtcctgcagttgcatcaattaactgatctatatacggtaaagggaaagaatcttttgggcaggctttgttaagatctgtataatccacgcaaacccgccacttaccgtttttcttaggtacaacaactGTGTTTGCTAACCAATTAGAATACTTTACCTCACGtattgacccaatttttaatagcttttggacctcatcttgaatcacctgatttttgaaagctccttgctttcttttcttttgctttactggtgtgaaggatgggtcttcatttagtttgtgagtcatcacatccggtggtatccctgtcatatcagcatgggaccaagcaaaacacgttagcttttaaaaattcaatcaacatacctcgcatgtctgagcttaaattggctccaacataaaccttccgttcatgccattgctcaaataatatcacagcctcgagctcttaaattgttgttttgatatcttcattctcttcaggttcctgaattgtatcaggtctcgagtctaaatcTGTCTTTTCTTGTTCGGTTGAGGTTTGATCCTTgataccttcaactgtttcctgtaattgctatttttctttatttacggtGCTCGTATCTGTTACAGCGTTGATACTCCTGGCtgtctgctgatccccacgaatttggcaaattccccacggtgatgggaatttaataacttgatgtagagttgatgggacagcatccatatcatggatccaaggtctccccatgatcatattgtaagccatttccatatctactacctgaaatttagtttctttaacaacacctacaacaaaagttgttagaattacctctccttttgttaccacacttgaattgtcgaacccGGATAGGGTATGCGCCTTAGGTATTATTTTGTCTTCAGattgcatttcacgtaatacccttaatAGTATAATATTCACGGAACTTCCTgtatcaatcaaaactcgttttacattagtatcatatacaagtaaagatattaccagtgcgtcattatgtggggttattactccttcggtatctgcatcatcgaaaGAAATACTTTCGTTTTCTAAAACCTGTCGTACCCATTTCCCGTGTGTTATCgttactttagaaaccttgttggaagccGTATATGTTACACCGTGAATATtttcacccccacttataacatTCACGGTTCTCTTGGGTGAAGGGGGCTTTGGTGGCTcctgcctatttttcatatatgCTTGGttacctttttcactaaataatTCAGTGAGATACCCTTGTTTCAATAGATGGTCCACTTCACTTTgtaagaatctacattctgaagttttgtgcctgTGATCATTGTGGATTCGCACCAATGGTCTGGatgcgtctatttggatttgaccgcatctcttttggccatcgtaccttatctcccatgctcctcaaaacagctacgagcttgacattaaagttatatccgcCGAACCTTGCCTTTAAACTACTGTCATTATCTCGTGACTCTTGTCTGTTTCGGTCATTTCTGAACCTTGATGAAGAACCAAATTCcttgttcctcgatttttgatcatatcgttGACTATCCTGCTTTGACCGTAAGTCTCTCCCtacaggtcccatatatggatcgtacctgtttttacctgatcttttttcgatTTCTGATCTCCTGGAATTGCTCCTCTCTTCATGAAGAAACTGAGGTACAGTATCTTCCTCAATTCGCAACTTCGTACTATACCGGTTATAAAcgtcattccacgtggttgcaggaaactctcgaaggctttctttaagtcttctcgtggcttctgagcttttgtcatttaagttgcttgcaaaagctattgtagcccagttatcaggtacacgaggtaaagtcattctttcacgttggaatctatcaacaaaatctCTGAGCAACTcggagtccccttgcttgattttgaaaatatcctccattcttttctcaactttttgagctcccgagtgtgctttaataaaagaatatgcaaactcagcaaaagaattaatagaattttcgggtaaaagagaataccaggttaatgcacccttggtgagtgtttctccaaatttcttgaccagtactgattcaatttcctGTTTAGTCAAgtcattgcctttcacgcctgttgtaaatgcagttacGTGATCACGTGGGTCTGTTGTGCCATCATATTTCgagatgtcaggcattttgaactttttaggGATTGGAAGGGGAGCAACACTTggtttccaaggttgttgtgagtatttatcCACATCCACTCCTTTAATTACCGGGGGAACTCCAAGGATTTGCTCGAtgcgctcattttgttccttaagttgtttctgcaaagttaatactaaattttgcaaatgagaattatttgaattacctggttctccttcctgtggttcactaggggttcctccatttccagaattaacaaggccagaacgaggattctccaatgtattattattaggtgTAGGTGTGGGTGGTGCAACACGTAATCGACTAACTAGAGCTTGAAGAGCTTTGTTAACCCGTGCATCAATTACTTTTTGTAAAGCTTCATCTAccccttcaaaatgttcagattgctcttgttgatcagcacgagattcaggagcaggagtgccttcacgagattgacgtggtgaaatttgaggggagggaaccacgtcaatgttctgtaaatctccttgattttgatggatttgattttcataGTTTCCCAAGGTATTTTCACTGttattgttgtttgacatgatgaTAACCACGGCTGGAATGTAGCTTAAAAgagaagattatcagattcccggtaacagaaccaatttgtttaaccaaaaatctgagtctttggtcaaagcttagAAATAtggagaaattcgggttactgataatctggagacggaaataataaaagacttttgagaataataaagtaataagtaattttgtatttcagtgtaatctcaataatatttcttgtccttacagatgttgagtccttctccttttatagttgattctaggagaagatgtaatgcctttgtcttaatgaggcaattatgagcaataaatgacattaaaagaaatgttacacaatcatttctatttaattcagattctctaacgtatttgatatttaatgctgtatttagactcttttacgtcatcagattcgtatcttcaccTTCTTCCAATCTTCGGTCTTTAAATGACTcaaataggtacgagactcgtacctatttgagtaacggtccacacctatgttgtTTTCTTCTCCTCATATCTGTTGTCTCCCGTgtctcttggctatttattgcgttttgaccttttgaccagtccatgtgtcatgacacgtcatcttcaatatttagattcagtttttttccaatacaaTTATATTGCAAGATGATAAGTTAGTTTCTAAATTGTGAATTCTGGCTGATATGATCTAATTTTAGCGCGTTTTACTCGTCATATAATTAGAAGCCAAAAGAGCCAAAGTTTTCTAAGTAGCTAATGTATTTTCTAAGTTAGACTCATATTGTTTGACTTCTAATGCGACTTTTAAGTCCAGGAAAGCTGGAGAATTTTTTGTCTCAATGTGCATTTCGTGTTTCGATGATTCCTTGAAAACCACTTGATCAAAATTTTGTGAATAAGCCTTCCAATTAACCCCTAATTCGATAAAGTAGTGCTTAATAAATTCTCGAAAGTTGGCTAAAGCATAATCAAAGAGTAGTTTTGACGTACaggggaagaaaaaaaaaagagagagccAAAGATAGGTAATTCATCTAGGATTGGTTGTGAACGAAAAAACCCGTAGGAGTAATAGTTGTGAGAACGGTAGATCGCCGCAGTCACTCAACCAATAAAAAAGATATGAGTTTTTTCTCCATGCATTAAACTTGTCGAGAACAATTATATTATCAgatcatttaaaagataattagaataatttttatttattacaaTTATGAATTGTTACCTGATAAAAGCAGGGACAGATCTAGAGTATGAAGACCAGGTTCACTGGAACCTAGTAACTTTTGTTCATACcttgtatatatacaaaaaaattcattaaatatctataaatattatattgtgaATCTATAAACTATTGTATATTAACTTGAGATTGTTGTAGGAACCCATTAACTTTAAATTATGGATAGTGACGAGTCATGAGGTAAAACCAAAATAACAATGCAAAAATCTAATAAAAAGGGGTTTttacttgaaaatgtatatgtcATATTACTAATTATGATGTCATCGCTCTCTCACCTTTATTTTGGGCTTATATATATTCCCTTCACTCTAATCTGTTTTAGAACACCCCTACTACTCTCCTCTTTCTCTGCTTTAATTTATTCCTTGCACGTAAACATCTACAAAGAAAACATGGAGTCAAGCAGAACAGTCACCACTACCAAAACACCGTTGTCTCCTTGCTTCGTGTCGCCGTCACGTAGCTCACCATCTCCGCCGCGGGTGGTGGTCACACCTTGTGCTGCCTGTAAGATATTACGGCGGAGATGCGCAGAGAAATGTGTGTTGGCACCTTATTTTCCTCCCAACGACCCTATCAAGTTCACCACTGCTCATCGTGTCTTCGGTGCAAGCAATATTATCAAGTTCTTGCAGGTATAAAATCTTCGCACTTGTTACTTCTTGTTCCTCTTTTTGTATATTAATAATTCAATATTACCTTTGGAATTCAAGTAGACGGGATTTTCAAGTCACATTAATAtacttcctataatttttgtCGCTAAATGGTAAACCTCCAATATATTTAATTTACTCGAGAGGCAAGTTTATAATCACTCTGTTTGTGTTAATTCCAGTTTGACCCTCTTATCTTTTCCAATATTTAGTTACCATAGTAGTATCggttcttttatttttgggtcaAAATGCAAGTAGGCAAATATAGGAGACATGTTTTAATATTAGGTGAGAGTATTAAGTACGTAGTATTTATGGTAGTTCCAAGTGGAAAATAAGAGCCTAGCCAAACAGCCAGAATTTGATAGTGAACCCCCAATAATATTGCTTAGTCTAGAGGAGCGAACTGATTTTAAGGTCAACATGCATTCAAAGCCTTTGGATATACTATTATAATGAGAAGCAACAACCACAttacttttcttttccttgtagctatagtttcatttttttttttgctcgtGCATTGACTTATATAGCTACCAACTACTCATGTCTTATTGTGACAAATAACGAGAACCAATATTTTCTCTCTCACAATTCCATTAGTTGTTCGAACAACCAATGATTTTGGACCAATTATTCTTCCCCATTGACTTAATCTAAttagtactccctccggtccaaaataagtgattttttagcTGTTTTCATACAGATTAAGAAATTcactttttaatattaattagcagtgaaattgaccatattaacctttactatatCTTCACAaaaacactcctaacacatactcgaatactatttactccaagggcaatgtaggaaaaaaataattaattcattcttgaaatatggaaaaatcacttattttggaccacaaaaaaaaacacaccaaaaaatcacttattttggaccggagggagtactaCTTATCATATTTCAATTTTAATTAGGAATTGCCGGAATCTCAAAGAGCAGATGCAGTGAGCAGTATGGTATACGAGGCTAACGCTAGACTGAGAGATCCAGTTTATGGTTCTGCTGGTGCTATTTGTCAACTTCAAAAGCAAGTGAATGAGCTCCAAGCACAATTAGCCAAAGCACAAGCTGAGATTGTCAATATGCAGTGCCAACAAGCTAACCTCATGGCTCTTCTTTACTTGGAAATGGACCAATCTCCACCAGCATCATCCGAACTTGTCCATAACGCCTTCCAAAGTGGCATGAGTTTCCTAGATGATCAGAACAACAATTTTGGGATCAGCCTCTCTGGATATGATTAATTAAAAGGAAGATATATATGTTCGTCAGAACATGATCTATAATTTAAACTTGATGGATTTAACCTTTTAGTTCTTACCATTGAAGTCATTGAAGGATTGtatataggtgttcgtaacacgcagcggaagataataacaatcctaggcaaatctttttgtgtttaaaatttatttacatgtcaatagatcggatctaagacgtacctggtgaagaaagtctcatttcaaattcttcgatagtgcgaagactccatgcctatccacaccgagaccgatccttgctatcaactctttgatcaacgaaacccgcgaacaaattgaacgaaaaatattgtgttgaaatttttctcaaaaacaactcaatgttagaagaacaagaaataatttcttgtaattgtattttctctcttggctttgtattgcactctcactttcacaaagtagGTTTTCTTCTTAAGAAAAATAATGCGGAAAATTTTTCTATCACCCTTTATATAGTATCACCTACAAACTCTTTTCCTATCCggttgaggtaatgatttacttagggtaagaatttgttccaaaaataaatTTGATAGAATTTTCTAGGAAGAATTCGTAATCCCATTCTCAATAGGCAACGTTACTGTCGATTTCACGGACTTTCCTTGAAGTCCAATTCCAAACATTGGAATTTTCTATTGAAAACAATGAAACCAAATTGGAGGTGGCAGACATCCTTTTATGGACTTTTACGTGAATCCAAATTTCAATTGGAATTCACTTAATAAAGTTTCATCAAACCTTTTTATTAGTTCACCAAATGGGTTCAAAATTGCCAACAAGTCCATATGGACTTTCCTGGATTAACTAATCCAATTCAAAATTAGATTTACTAACAAgactttattaatattttatataacatcTTTTATATAAAATGTCATGACCTAATTCCTAAATCCGGTCGTGATgtcgcctcttgtgaagacaaggccagccagaccaagcagaacacctcttttaaacagttaaatatcataaatagttctaaagcatgatataatatcctTAATTTGCGGAATTAACGATAACCTCAGTAAGAACCATTCCGACACAatccaaaccggggtgtcacaaatcatgagcaactaagaaatccggatacaagtctactgaacactaaattcgatacaatagttctaagaacatgaaaatgataagataagggaggcacggggctgcggacgccaacagctacctcgtagtctccgaattactacctggactgggaggatcaacactcaagagcggactctgcgatgcctgaatctgcacacagggtgcagggagtaatgtgagtactccgactcagtgagtaataattataaataatggctgaaagcatgaaaacacgtaaggcacaaagcaattctatatcaaagcagtaaaaatcacgtaaaacagtaaatcagtgagGAAGTCAAGTGAAATCTCTTTAAATCAGGTAAAACAAGTAATTTGGCAGGTAAAtaacgagtagaaatctgcccctcgggcacagtatcaatcactcagaacaatatcagctcctcgggctcactctcatcacTAGTGCTCATTTTCAGCTCTCGACCCATGTATCTCtcataataacaacaatcaaaataaccgctgcggcgtgcagcccgatccgtacatcgctgcggcgtgcagcccaatccatatggatagtcgactgcgctcactgggggtgtgcagactccggaggggctcctacagcccaagcgctatattactgcagcgtgcaactcgatccatataagtattactgcggcgtgcagcccgatccataacatatataatatcctcaccacTGGGTTCTCAACtcctctcagtcattaaccttacagcctctcgggcacaataacaGGAGATATGGATCTCAGCCCACAAATTCCTCTCATTTAGGAATAGTATGATAAAACCAGCTCGAATCGTTTAAAACATatagaaacatgactgaggatatgatttttaacaagtatagCGAGGAAAATCAGttaaaatccccgaagggttcaggtagttggcacgaaacccaaatatggcaatcagcccaaatcatgatgataacaaataaaatttcagtcaaatacacggtaaaaatcatcaatcgggacggatccaagtcacaatccctagtaGTAAAAGACCACACGCTCATCATCCAacacgtgtctcacctcaatatagcactacgatgtgcaatccagggtctcaaaccctcaggacatcatttacaatcattactcacctcgaaccggctaattctctaacTCGTGACGCCtttcccctcgaattggcctccaccctctatctgttgcattattcctgaaccgacatctaccaaactttgtgtttcataaggatcccaaagtatgttgattattaccagcttagtgctcttgttatttttcctgacttgtgaccccattttgtgcaattggaaagctggtggaaaattttgaagtcattccacACTTGTTACGACCAAAAGACTCAGAAAGGGgacataaacaaaacaaaaggaacagaataaaggacaaatagaaagagatgattcctaacaagaaaactacacagtagaaacctatcggatgtggataccgactctaatgaccTTGACATGCACCTGCGACCTATTCTGTTAAGCAAATCTGATGTTCATCTCTTGTTGTTCCTTTTTGCCGTGAAACTGGGATTCATTGCTCCGCTTATCCAATTTGATTCGCATTCCTTATTCGGCTTGTAGtgccccaaagggttttcaccattaaacctctctcatttcgttctttctctcaacttattgtcgcctcaaggtgcccgtgaaggttttcaccaataagactctctcattttttatttctctcagctttcatcacctTGCGATACCCATGaggattttcatcaataagattctctcattttcattttccttgtttggaccggagtgttgcccctgacaggAATTaccttacctgcttgacttggcatttatcaaagactgatcagaaggtctttgtttggaccgtaatgtaggcttttggatgggttagaaagaaagggtataaaaggctcaaaacaatttcaaaatgggttaaaattacaactttcggaatccaacttctcataacaacaacaatttctgatccagtttcttgcttggggacttttggatttttgttttggtatgactgaacctcagagaggctgcctacgtaccctttcgggatcaagtcaaacgtagttcacgtcaGAGGTAttacttctcttttttttcttgattttttctttctcttcttttcttttctgttcttctattcttcttttctttcactttcctttcttttctttcttttcttttcttttcttttcttttctttcttttctttcttttcttttctttctttattttcttttctttttctctttccttcCTTTTTCTATTTATTTGCTTATTTGCGGCACTTGCGTTTCTTAATTGTgtcgttgattccgaaagaggggtacgaaagaaaataaACACGGCTCAAAAGGGTGACAATGgaaaaaagtgtttggatagtagaacaaaacgccttcgtcatttcaatcctCAAGACATGCCAAAGGCAAACCAATACGATTAATGCACAGAAATTACACATAGTATATCCTGACCGTCTCGGAGTTGATGGCCATTTTCACACATTTTCCtgctacatctgtcaaatataatgcaccattgggcaacactcttACTCTTATTACCACGACCGGCCCCCCTGTCGATTTGGCCAACTTGTTTTTAGGGTTTCTTTAtattctatctgccccagtttcacatggttcgggcgTCAAACAATCTCAAAACATCCAAATCTATTCTTATTTCCTCAGGTACCCCTATCGTTTTCAAAATGGTCTCATTGCTTAGCAACTTTTGAAGATCagactgagaattatgcgtgcatgtcatgtcactagaaccggAAAAAGGCAAAACAAAACGATAGAAAAGAACTAAACAGAGAACAATGATTGGAAGTAACAAAAGGccggaatttgcattagacaaCGATGAAATAACTCGaataacaaaacaagcaaacaaaCTGGAGTACAACCCTAGAATGAACCTGAAACACCCATGGACAACACTAAACGAACCACTACGACTAAACAAGCTAGACAAAAATGaaaggataagagggtttgatcacaagacaatatccggattacaaccctgcaaataacccggacaacagaaatggcAGCAAAATGGACCACCAAAGCTCCTCCCCGGCTGACTTAGGAATGGAGCGtatttccaattaccaagcacaacatcttagccactaagcttcgcATCCATATTGCCATGACCACTATCTGCGTCAGTATCTTCAacttcagtcaacaagttccctAGAGGATTCTCATACCCTATGTCACCGGGCATCATCCCCACCAAGTGTGCCTCCTCATGTAAGGGATGCAACGTGATATTCTGGGTGCCACTGTCTTGAATcaaattttcctggatcatcctttctatttctcttttcaaatcccgacaatttTCCACATTGTGCCCCAGCGCATTGgagtggtattcacaccttttagatgaGTCAAAGCTTCTCGCACGCCGGTCTActtgatttggaggaatgggtgcaattatgtcatgttgttttaacttctcaaataagcttgcataggactctcctattggtgtaaaactaTCTTTCAACTTTTTTTCCCTTCTATACCCTTGGCTTGGATATGGGTTATAAGGTACTTGAACATTTTGCGGAGGCGGGTAgagattttgtgatactcgtGCTCGCTTTCTTGGGTGATTTGATGGCTGGGCAACACACTGGGAAGGATCAATAGAGTATGGGGAGTTCGAAGGCGGATAGTAATGCTTAGGGGGGTCATGGAAAACCTGATGAGGCTgcacataccttcgagatgttctcctaggacctcttctcgatcCTGATATCATCATTATTTCTTCATCACTCTCATTCGTGTTACCAAATTCAATTTGGACAGCTTGAGCTGCAACTTTGAGAGCTGTTTGACTTATAATTCTACCTATCTTAAGACCGttctccaccatttctcccattttgattgcttacgggaaggatttacccactgcgaacgtcatgtattgaaaataatctggctcttgatcctgtagaaagacagtgattaactcgtggCCATCCATGGGTGTCTTAGCTCTAGCTGCCTGCACTCtccatttgatggcatattccctgaaactttcagttggtttctttttaggttagaaagggaaatgcggtctggggcgatgtcgatgttgtatttaaaactgtttgacaaaggctcatgccatgtcatcccaaacgtaccagcaagatgtgtcctgatccaaaaaccattcagatgctactcccgtgaggctttccccaaaataagctataagcaattcctcatttcttcccacacctctcaattggttgcaataccttttcaagtgggctatggggtctccatgtccattgtacttttcaaatttgggaaccTTGAAACCAGGCgacaagtggacatcggggaacatgcatagatctctGAAGGCAACTTTCTTTTGACCTGCCATTGCTTGCGTGTTTTTCAATCGTTGTTCTAAtattttcactctttgggttatTTCTTACTGTACtctctttcgggcaggcttctcgatGTTTACAGGAAgctcaaacgagtacgagtggtactcggaATAGTTGTTTCAgtgttctattttcctcaaccgcAGTAGacccttgttgaaccctctgaccctgaatctcttgagcactcgtaacagcttcgatgtcagctatcattttccttggatcttgtgtttccagcttaccacaaccgaccacctcaactttcttcacaattcaaaacaaaacatgttagaatggattgGGTCGGTCCTCATTACTCACAACatcttttcccatttttcttcaattcttcttttccatttttcatttttacttttcttttggttgcggtcgaatcttatggagattgcctacgtatcatgaccccgcatgaatcagaccgtgcgtagttcttgcaaataaaaggtaaacgacaataaactattttttggaattttccattttcataataacaacaaaactgaccaacttaatgatgaaatacagactcgaaaatcaaacgacccatatactctaatcaaaagaaatacaaacccCAAAAATGACAGATTCCTTCCCTTATATGCCAATTTTGACCCAAAATCtgaacggtattcacttgaccactgaatctttttcttgttttttccaaattaaattaaacgacccggtattgcaaacacgaccttccagcgcctcggggacgaagagtttaaggctgtgagggtcagaatcaaaaaatgaccaaaggtggctgtttgcgcaaagtcaaccttccggcgccccgtttgggaacatatggctatttttgacaaaaacggtatcacctggtttatttatgacaaaaattaaaattttgatattttttgggctatttttgtaaaggggaggttggacccgatgagggttgcctacgtatctcacgccctgtgagaatcaaaccatgcgtagttcgggcaaattaaccgaactattttaaaacaatactctttttcatttttattttttctttttcaacgaACAATAAATAACCCATTTTTCCAAACTAagaataaaagacttttttttttctttttcaacaaacactttccaaaataaaagactctttttttttctatttttctttggcttttagtaaaacagactattaaaaataaagcattttcctttttcattttctcaaaatttcggcagagtttcgacagtgtttgggcattgggtttttctAGGATAATCAATTAAGtccctaactgttatttctctttattttcttttttcttttttttccctcaattttccaacattttcgagattcagaaaccggtcaacatgcaggttcggaacaaataaatgcacatcacaagagaatgcatcagggtggtcttttcatttcaggttgctagtcctagaaggacaatcggaacgggatttaattattaattattcagagtcgccactagggagattaatggtgtcccaagtcaccggttgaatcccaaaccgaggaaatttatgactctttaacagtccgcgaaccagaaatccgagtaagaaattctgttaacccgggagaagg
Above is a window of Nicotiana tabacum cultivar K326 chromosome 8, ASM71507v2, whole genome shotgun sequence DNA encoding:
- the LOC107770001 gene encoding LOB domain-containing protein 1-like is translated as MESSRTVTTTKTPLSPCFVSPSRSSPSPPRVVVTPCAACKILRRRCAEKCVLAPYFPPNDPIKFTTAHRVFGASNIIKFLQELPESQRADAVSSMVYEANARLRDPVYGSAGAICQLQKQVNELQAQLAKAQAEIVNMQCQQANLMALLYLEMDQSPPASSELVHNAFQSGMSFLDDQNNNFGISLSGYD